Proteins found in one Clostridium kluyveri DSM 555 genomic segment:
- a CDS encoding ABC transporter ATP-binding protein, with translation MKKDSTFRKLMYFASQCKDKMTVSVILAVLGVACGMIPYFAAANITVKIIDGNSDFRQLSYVVLAALAGYTGKVGFNALSTSISHSAAFTILKNIRVKFAEKLSKVPLGYVLENPSGELKTIMVDTVEKLEEPLAHVIPEMTSNLLVPIFVLLYLFYLDWRMALISLVTIPMGMLLYKLIMKKYVYYYKKYVQAGNVMNSNVVEYVNGIEAIKAFNQSSTSYKKYSDSVENNCDAVTAFFKNTLFLYTAVMYVTPEALLFVIPSGLYFYINGTLALSVFITCIILCFGLLTPLVQAMQYTDSIASMGTIIGQVYQILDKEELKRPSQYKKLKNYKIKFQDVTFSYDDTEILKGISFDTVPRRMTAIVGPSGSGKSTIAKLIASFWEASGGRITIDDVDVKDIPLKQISDVISYVSQENFLFNTSIKENIRIGKEGASDEEIIEAAKKASCHDFTMCLQNGYETEAGEAGKHFSGGERQRISIARAILKNSPVIVLDEATAYADPENEAIIQESISHMVKGKTLIVIAHRLSTITTADNIVVVNQGKIEAQGTHEKLLENCNLYRKMWEAHIGTKDKDEIKGGEKYA, from the coding sequence ATGAAAAAAGATAGCACTTTTAGAAAATTGATGTACTTTGCTTCTCAGTGCAAGGACAAAATGACAGTTTCGGTGATTCTTGCCGTACTTGGTGTGGCCTGCGGCATGATACCCTATTTTGCTGCTGCAAACATTACGGTGAAAATTATAGATGGAAACTCTGACTTCAGGCAGCTTTCATATGTTGTCCTTGCTGCTTTGGCAGGATATACAGGAAAAGTAGGCTTTAATGCACTTTCCACTTCTATATCCCATAGTGCAGCCTTTACAATCCTAAAAAATATTCGTGTAAAGTTTGCTGAAAAACTTTCAAAGGTTCCTCTTGGATATGTACTGGAAAATCCATCTGGAGAATTGAAGACAATAATGGTGGATACGGTTGAAAAACTTGAGGAACCTCTTGCCCATGTAATACCAGAAATGACATCAAACCTTCTGGTACCGATATTTGTGCTTTTATATTTATTTTACCTTGACTGGCGTATGGCTCTTATATCCCTTGTTACAATACCTATGGGAATGCTGCTATATAAGCTTATCATGAAAAAATATGTGTACTATTATAAGAAATATGTCCAGGCCGGTAATGTGATGAATTCCAATGTAGTGGAATATGTAAACGGCATTGAGGCAATAAAAGCATTTAACCAGTCTTCAACTTCCTACAAGAAGTATTCCGACTCTGTAGAAAACAATTGTGATGCAGTGACGGCTTTTTTCAAAAACACACTGTTTTTGTATACAGCTGTTATGTATGTTACTCCTGAGGCACTGCTTTTTGTCATACCTTCAGGACTTTATTTCTACATAAATGGAACTTTGGCTCTCTCAGTGTTCATAACTTGTATAATATTGTGTTTTGGACTTTTGACACCTCTTGTACAGGCTATGCAGTACACTGACAGCATAGCTTCTATGGGAACTATTATTGGACAGGTATACCAAATATTAGATAAGGAGGAATTAAAACGTCCATCTCAATATAAAAAATTAAAGAACTATAAAATAAAGTTTCAAGATGTGACATTCAGCTATGATGACACTGAAATTCTAAAGGGAATATCCTTTGATACAGTCCCACGTAGAATGACAGCTATTGTGGGGCCATCAGGTTCAGGAAAATCAACTATAGCAAAACTTATCGCCAGTTTCTGGGAAGCTTCAGGCGGGAGGATAACCATAGATGATGTGGATGTAAAAGATATTCCACTTAAGCAGATAAGTGATGTGATATCCTATGTATCACAGGAAAATTTTCTGTTTAACACCTCCATAAAGGAAAATATCAGAATTGGAAAGGAGGGTGCATCGGATGAAGAAATTATAGAAGCAGCTAAAAAAGCCAGCTGTCATGATTTTACAATGTGTCTTCAAAATGGATATGAAACAGAAGCAGGTGAGGCAGGCAAGCATTTTTCAGGAGGGGAAAGGCAGCGTATTTCAATTGCGAGGGCCATATTGAAAAATAGTCCTGTAATTGTACTTGATGAAGCCACTGCCTATGCGGATCCTGAAAATGAGGCCATAATACAGGAGTCCATATCTCATATGGTAAAGGGGAAAACTTTAATTGTAATAGCCCATAGGCTTTCCACCATTACAACTGCAGATAATATAGTTGTGGTAAATCAAGGCAAGATAGAAGCTCAGGGAACTCATGAAAAACTGCTTGAAAATTGCAATCTTTATAGAAAAATGTGGGAGGCTCATATAGGAACTAAAGATAAAGATGAGATAAAAGGAGGGGAAAAATATGCTTAA
- a CDS encoding helix-turn-helix domain-containing protein has translation MDKELYIADARWHASFEDMIEKVQRDENKTVYYYNENYIKGKTVQYEILRGIWIVYHDFELKVNEFFPVEEKGIIEMNYCMAGRCELDCLNQKIFYVAPGDFAVAILSSGSHKHNFPLGNYRGISITTTEENLDDFLKNMFGKTRITSYMLLHKMNIHGKFMILSNNRYIQDIMGNIISEDDFWRERAIVKFSELVLFLIDKDIQVSEIKGKYFDRRIISKVKLIKEDVTENVEKYITIKEIGNKYEINTRTFSECFKEIYGKTYYAFIREFRIKKAAGMLLNTKNTVGGIAMMVGYENASKFSKAFHDIMGMTPGKFRRR, from the coding sequence TTGGACAAGGAGTTGTATATAGCCGATGCCAGATGGCATGCCTCCTTTGAAGATATGATTGAAAAAGTTCAAAGGGACGAAAACAAGACGGTTTATTATTACAATGAAAATTATATTAAGGGAAAAACTGTGCAGTATGAAATACTTAGAGGTATATGGATTGTATATCATGATTTTGAATTAAAGGTTAATGAATTTTTTCCTGTGGAGGAAAAAGGTATTATAGAAATGAATTACTGCATGGCAGGCAGGTGTGAACTGGATTGTTTAAATCAAAAAATATTTTATGTGGCACCAGGGGATTTTGCAGTGGCGATTTTGTCTAGTGGCAGTCATAAACACAACTTTCCACTGGGAAATTATAGGGGTATTTCAATTACTACTACAGAAGAGAATCTGGATGATTTTCTGAAAAACATGTTTGGAAAAACCAGGATTACAAGTTATATGCTGCTTCACAAGATGAATATCCATGGAAAATTCATGATATTGTCCAATAACAGGTACATACAAGATATAATGGGGAATATAATATCAGAGGATGATTTTTGGAGAGAAAGGGCCATTGTTAAATTTTCAGAACTGGTGCTTTTTTTGATTGACAAGGATATACAGGTATCTGAAATAAAGGGAAAATATTTTGATAGAAGGATTATAAGCAAGGTAAAACTTATAAAGGAAGATGTTACGGAAAATGTGGAAAAATATATTACCATAAAGGAAATAGGCAATAAGTATGAGATAAATACTAGGACATTTTCGGAGTGTTTTAAAGAGATATATGGTAAAACTTATTATGCATTTATAAGGGAATTTAGGATAAAAAAAGCTGCGGGAATGCTTTTGAATACTAAAAATACTGTAGGGGGCATTGCAATGATGGTGGGCTATGAAAATGCTAGTAAATTTTCAAAAGCCTTTCATGATATTATGGGAATGACTCCAGGTAAATTTAGAAGAAGATAA
- a CDS encoding pirin family protein, with product MSTRAIKKVIKGNIEKDGAGVKLVRILSIGTVKEFDPFLMLDIFDSTNPEDYTKGFPWHPHRGIDTVTYLINGKIEHKDSMGNIGVIEDGCCQWMTAGSGIIHQEMPQVFELMMGFQLWINLPRKNKMCSPKYRSIERKDIGEVKEQGCNIKVISGKYKDTSGDFDGGYVKANILEVKMEADSKWSFETKEYDTAFIYIFRGYGYFDGGMKNPIYEKSAALFENGDKIEVKSDKEKIHFILFTGKPLKEPVAWGGPIVMNSDDELTMAFKELDNGTFIK from the coding sequence ATGTCAACCAGAGCAATAAAAAAAGTGATAAAAGGCAATATAGAAAAAGATGGAGCGGGAGTGAAGCTTGTCAGAATACTGTCTATTGGTACAGTAAAGGAGTTTGATCCATTTTTAATGCTTGATATTTTTGATTCTACTAATCCAGAAGATTATACAAAAGGTTTTCCATGGCATCCCCACAGGGGCATAGATACAGTAACATATCTTATAAATGGGAAAATAGAACATAAAGACAGTATGGGGAATATAGGTGTAATTGAAGATGGATGCTGCCAGTGGATGACTGCAGGGAGCGGAATAATTCATCAGGAAATGCCACAGGTCTTTGAGCTTATGATGGGATTTCAACTTTGGATAAACCTTCCTAGAAAAAATAAAATGTGTTCCCCAAAATATAGAAGTATAGAAAGAAAAGATATAGGTGAAGTGAAAGAACAAGGATGTAATATAAAAGTTATATCTGGAAAATACAAAGATACAAGTGGGGACTTTGATGGAGGATATGTAAAAGCAAATATTTTGGAAGTTAAAATGGAGGCTGACTCAAAATGGTCTTTTGAAACGAAGGAATATGATACTGCATTTATATATATTTTTAGAGGATATGGTTATTTTGATGGAGGAATGAAAAATCCAATATATGAAAAAAGTGCGGCTCTTTTTGAAAATGGTGATAAAATAGAAGTAAAATCTGATAAAGAAAAAATTCACTTTATTTTATTTACAGGAAAGCCTTTAAAGGAACCAGTTGCCTGGGGAGGCCCTATTGTAATGAATTCAGATGATGAACTTACTATGGCTTTTAAGGAACTGGATAATGGAACTTTTATTAAGTAA
- a CDS encoding 5-fold beta-flower protein, which produces MERIYDSNDTRVGYLKHNDTVYDRYHRIVGYIDAPVLYDANYRRIGYVKNGTIYKHNGHPACYFNGWHVHDMRGHRLGHVNSSWLGLLAAGLLLGLYY; this is translated from the coding sequence ATGGAAAGAATATATGATAGTAATGATACAAGGGTAGGATATTTAAAACACAATGATACTGTTTATGACAGATATCACAGAATTGTTGGATATATTGATGCCCCAGTACTTTATGATGCAAATTATAGACGAATAGGCTACGTAAAAAATGGAACTATATATAAGCATAATGGCCATCCGGCATGTTATTTCAATGGTTGGCATGTTCATGACATGAGAGGCCACAGACTAGGACATGTAAACAGTTCCTGGCTGGGATTGCTTGCGGCCGGTCTATTACTAGGTCTATATTATTAG
- a CDS encoding flavodoxin family protein: protein MKITVINGSPKGKDSNTNIMITAFLKGAKRAGATTVNIFLAEKEIKHCLGCFSCWFVTPGQCVIKDDMSDIIAQGEGTDILILATPLKYANLSSMLKVFIERMLVLCNPYFEITPIGIRHPKKIAAAEAQSSFYRSKLVMMANGALSTRDHFQVISKWVNKLAFYNHTEVLGEIYAPQGLLLNTQNKELRPIIDNYLQLLEQAGQEFVTMNRLSDQTAKSLEQNFIPTDIYVKQVNSLFDNLLDKLEHPYSRW from the coding sequence ATGAAGATTACTGTTATTAATGGAAGTCCTAAAGGTAAAGATAGCAATACTAATATAATGATTACCGCCTTCTTAAAGGGGGCAAAGAGGGCAGGGGCAACAACTGTTAACATTTTCTTGGCAGAAAAAGAAATTAAACATTGTCTAGGTTGTTTTTCCTGTTGGTTCGTTACTCCTGGACAATGTGTGATTAAAGATGACATGTCAGATATTATTGCTCAAGGTGAGGGAACAGATATTCTTATTTTAGCTACACCGCTTAAATATGCTAACCTATCCAGTATGCTAAAAGTTTTTATTGAACGAATGTTGGTGTTGTGCAATCCATATTTTGAAATAACTCCAATAGGAATCAGACACCCGAAAAAAATAGCAGCAGCAGAAGCACAGTCATCTTTTTATCGTTCTAAACTAGTAATGATGGCTAACGGTGCTCTTTCTACCAGAGATCATTTCCAAGTAATTTCCAAATGGGTTAATAAATTGGCTTTCTACAATCATACAGAAGTACTTGGAGAAATATATGCTCCGCAAGGACTTCTTCTCAATACCCAAAATAAGGAATTACGACCTATTATTGATAATTATCTGCAGCTTTTGGAACAGGCAGGTCAAGAATTTGTAACCATGAACAGACTGTCAGATCAGACAGCAAAATCATTGGAACAGAACTTTATTCCTACTGATATTTACGTTAAACAAGTTAATAGTTTATTTGATAATTTACTTGATAAATTGGAACATCCTTACTCCAGGTGGTAG
- a CDS encoding TIGR03943 family putative permease subunit codes for MRKFNTEEFVKFIIFIAFNALLCYLMKTGKINNFINPKMFIYIRITIVAIFILALFQLTKIFTVMTRNKFRVRHLMFFAVILIGFTAVPNSLNAEIADNKGVTITNSNNNSSTNENIKEDITGDIILFDDHNYYENIFKLEGKVQQYIGKKVIIRGFVYKEESFKENEFVVSRMLMSCCAADAQVIGLMCRWDNASQLNKEQWISVEGTLESTKYGSDDKDEGDIMPIIVVQKIENIEAPENPYIYP; via the coding sequence ATGAGAAAATTTAATACAGAAGAATTTGTAAAATTTATTATTTTTATAGCTTTTAATGCTCTTTTATGTTATTTGATGAAAACAGGAAAGATTAATAATTTTATTAATCCTAAAATGTTTATATATATAAGGATTACTATAGTGGCAATTTTCATATTAGCCTTATTTCAACTGACAAAAATATTTACTGTAATGACTAGAAATAAATTCAGAGTAAGACATTTAATGTTTTTTGCGGTAATTCTAATTGGATTTACAGCAGTTCCAAATAGTTTGAATGCAGAAATTGCTGATAATAAAGGGGTCACAATAACCAATTCAAACAATAATAGTTCAACCAATGAGAATATAAAAGAAGATATCACTGGCGATATTATCTTATTTGATGATCACAATTATTATGAAAATATTTTTAAATTAGAAGGTAAAGTTCAGCAGTATATTGGAAAGAAGGTAATAATAAGAGGTTTTGTCTATAAGGAAGAAAGCTTTAAGGAAAATGAATTTGTTGTGTCAAGAATGCTGATGAGCTGTTGTGCTGCTGATGCTCAAGTCATAGGATTAATGTGCAGATGGGATAATGCATCGCAGCTTAATAAAGAACAATGGATAAGTGTAGAAGGTACCCTTGAAAGTACTAAATATGGAAGTGATGATAAAGATGAGGGAGACATAATGCCTATAATAGTTGTACAAAAAATAGAAAATATAGAGGCTCCTGAGAATCCATATATTTATCCTTGA
- a CDS encoding permease, whose product MIKKIDVEIVTGFLGAGKTTFINVLLGNTLARGQRVLIFQNEIGEKSIEDKYISSGQVAVEDVISMDIIKSYKPHRIIIEHNGATLLQELLDTLNQDEIRKNCSISTIFNILDAESFELYLNNMESLIFPPIYNSNLIIMNNFKRMEKKDQTRIKKKIEEINSYAIILGIENINDLEKELLKAHILRKKILKNIQAVTKNYFQGEDEKALGSVEAAESNNGKIIIYMILGVLLLFVFNGIRGLTDFNFNLRFTNSFFTIFISIMLEAIPFILLGSFISAVIQVFVSDKVISKVLPKNKFLGIMGASLMGFVFPICECAIVPIARRLMKKGVPASIAVTFMLAVPIVNPVVLLSTYSAFYDRPSVVLLRAGFGILAAVTIGFLIEIVQGKDMPVKGREFESDGDILCGCGYNHQYGLKRSKISNVLEHTTIEFFDISKYLIIGAVLSSVFQTFVPRSIITPLGKHTVYSIIVMMLLAFVLSVCSEADAFIARTFLNQFTLGSVSAFMIIGPMLDIKNTIMLGASFKKGFVIRLIIYIFSVCYIIGCIINILTAMGVV is encoded by the coding sequence ATGATAAAAAAAATTGATGTAGAAATAGTTACAGGGTTTTTAGGGGCTGGGAAAACTACTTTTATAAATGTTCTCCTGGGTAATACTTTAGCCCGTGGCCAGCGGGTGCTTATATTTCAAAATGAGATTGGAGAGAAAAGCATTGAAGATAAATATATAAGCAGTGGACAAGTTGCTGTAGAAGATGTAATTTCAATGGATATAATTAAAAGTTATAAGCCCCATAGGATTATTATTGAACATAATGGAGCAACTTTACTGCAGGAACTGTTAGATACATTAAATCAGGATGAAATAAGAAAAAACTGCAGTATATCGACTATATTTAATATATTAGATGCAGAAAGTTTTGAACTTTATTTGAATAATATGGAATCCTTGATTTTTCCGCCTATATATAATAGCAATTTAATAATAATGAATAATTTTAAAAGAATGGAGAAAAAAGATCAGACAAGGATTAAAAAGAAGATTGAAGAGATTAACTCCTATGCAATTATATTGGGAATTGAAAATATTAATGATTTAGAAAAAGAACTTTTAAAAGCTCATATATTGCGAAAAAAAATTTTAAAAAATATACAAGCAGTTACAAAAAATTATTTTCAAGGAGAAGATGAAAAAGCTTTAGGGAGTGTGGAAGCAGCTGAATCAAATAATGGAAAAATAATTATATATATGATTTTAGGAGTATTACTTCTTTTTGTCTTTAATGGAATAAGAGGATTAACTGATTTTAATTTTAATTTGAGATTTACTAACAGTTTTTTTACTATATTTATTAGTATAATGTTGGAGGCCATTCCATTTATACTTTTAGGTTCTTTTATATCAGCAGTGATACAGGTTTTTGTGTCAGATAAGGTTATCTCAAAGGTGCTGCCTAAAAATAAATTTTTGGGAATTATGGGAGCTTCTTTAATGGGATTTGTATTTCCAATATGTGAATGTGCTATTGTTCCTATAGCCAGAAGGCTTATGAAAAAAGGTGTTCCAGCTAGTATAGCTGTTACATTTATGCTTGCGGTACCTATAGTAAATCCTGTTGTACTGTTATCCACTTATAGTGCTTTTTACGATAGACCCAGTGTTGTATTGTTAAGAGCAGGATTTGGAATTTTAGCAGCTGTAACAATAGGCTTTCTTATAGAGATTGTTCAAGGTAAAGACATGCCAGTAAAAGGGAGAGAATTTGAGTCTGATGGTGATATTCTCTGCGGATGTGGTTATAATCATCAATATGGTTTAAAAAGGTCAAAAATTTCAAATGTTCTGGAGCATACTACAATTGAATTTTTTGATATAAGCAAATATTTAATAATAGGTGCTGTGTTATCGTCAGTATTTCAAACATTTGTACCTAGAAGTATTATAACTCCTCTTGGAAAGCACACTGTATATTCTATAATTGTAATGATGCTTTTAGCTTTTGTGTTATCAGTTTGCTCTGAGGCAGATGCCTTTATTGCAAGGACATTTTTAAATCAATTTACACTAGGTTCTGTTTCTGCCTTTATGATTATAGGTCCTATGCTGGATATAAAAAATACCATAATGCTTGGAGCAAGCTTTAAAAAAGGTTTTGTAATAAGATTGATAATATACATTTTCTCTGTTTGTTACATAATTGGCTGCATAATAAATATATTAACCGCCATGGGGGTGGTGTAA